The Microbacterium maritypicum genome contains a region encoding:
- a CDS encoding ABC transporter substrate-binding protein, whose translation MALSQRSRRYAPLALLGVAGIALAGCGAPGGAPGTDGGDGGDATVTIYGTIVDDEAKLLQESWKDWADENGITIKYEGSQDFETQLGTRAQGGNPPDIAIFPQPGLLKDFADREYLKPAPEEVEKNANEYWTKDWVNYGTVDGTFYGAPLMANVKGWIWYSPTKFAEWGVEVPTTLDELNTLTATIQSTSGTAPWCAGFESGTATGWPGTDWIEDYVLRQAGTEVYDQWVANEVPFTDPQIKTAFDSVGEILLNPDYVNAGFGDVRSINSTAFGDVAPALAKGDCALTHQASFLSGFYPEGTNIAEDGDVWAFMLPGETAGETTVTGGGEIVGAFSDSEATQKVLAYLSSPEWANSRVSLGGVTSANNGLDPENAKDPILQETIKILQDPETTFRFDASDLMPGAVGAGTFWKGMVAWVNGTPTDDVLTQIQTGWPAS comes from the coding sequence ATGGCTCTGTCACAGCGTTCCCGGCGTTACGCGCCGCTCGCCCTGCTGGGGGTCGCGGGCATCGCGCTCGCCGGATGTGGGGCTCCGGGTGGGGCACCCGGCACCGACGGGGGTGACGGGGGCGACGCCACCGTCACGATCTACGGCACGATCGTCGATGATGAGGCGAAGCTCCTCCAGGAGTCCTGGAAGGACTGGGCCGACGAGAACGGCATCACGATCAAGTACGAGGGCAGCCAGGACTTCGAGACCCAGCTCGGCACGCGTGCGCAGGGCGGCAACCCGCCGGACATCGCGATATTCCCGCAGCCCGGTCTGCTCAAGGACTTCGCCGACCGCGAGTACCTCAAGCCCGCGCCCGAAGAGGTCGAGAAGAACGCCAACGAGTACTGGACCAAGGACTGGGTCAACTACGGCACGGTCGACGGCACGTTCTACGGCGCACCGCTGATGGCCAACGTCAAGGGCTGGATCTGGTATTCGCCGACGAAGTTCGCGGAGTGGGGCGTCGAGGTTCCCACCACTCTCGACGAGCTCAACACGCTCACCGCCACCATCCAGAGCACGAGCGGCACCGCGCCGTGGTGTGCAGGCTTCGAATCCGGCACCGCGACCGGCTGGCCGGGAACGGACTGGATCGAGGACTACGTGCTGCGTCAGGCGGGCACCGAGGTCTACGATCAGTGGGTCGCCAACGAGGTGCCCTTCACGGACCCGCAGATCAAGACCGCCTTCGACTCTGTCGGCGAGATCCTGCTCAACCCGGACTACGTCAACGCCGGCTTCGGCGACGTGCGCTCGATCAACTCGACCGCATTCGGCGACGTGGCGCCGGCTCTGGCCAAGGGAGACTGCGCGCTGACGCACCAGGCCTCGTTCCTCTCGGGCTTCTACCCCGAGGGAACGAACATCGCCGAGGACGGCGACGTCTGGGCGTTCATGCTCCCGGGTGAGACCGCGGGCGAGACCACGGTCACGGGCGGTGGCGAGATCGTCGGCGCGTTCAGCGACTCCGAGGCCACCCAGAAGGTGCTCGCGTACCTGTCCAGCCCCGAGTGGGCGAACAGCCGCGTCAGCCTCGGCGGCGTCACCTCGGCGAACAACGGGCTCGACCCGGAGAACGCGAAGGACCCGATCCTGCAGGAGACCATCAAGATCCTGCAGGACCCGGAGACGACGTTCCGCTTCGACGCCTCCGACCTGATGCCGGGTGCTGTCGGCGCCGGTACCTTCTGGAAGGGCATGGTGGCGTGGGTCAACGGCACCCCCACGGACGACGTCCTCACGCAGATCCAGACGGGCTGGCCCGCCAGCTGA
- a CDS encoding carbohydrate ABC transporter permease, protein MNATIFFQWIGSLPPILQAVAVVIAFAVVVAVILLLVDIAPRRGALYTGIRLAMCLLIPLAVMWFFNSYYWAMGVAVAVGALFFWLDYRSRDGAGYLIQLVAFMAPAILLLLVGLILPSIQTMYSSFLSSSGKDFVGFANYLWIFTQSDGITAVVNTIIWVLVVPTVSTIVGLAYAVFIDRTRGEKIYKVLVFMPMAISFVGAGIIWRFMYEYRGPQFEQIGLLNQIMVWFGGEPQQWLLNEPWNTLFLIVVLIWVQTGFAMVLLSASIKGVPQELLEAAELDGANAWERFVSVTVPSIRPALIVVLTTISIASLKVFDIVRTMTAGNYGTSVLANEMYTQFSKFEAGRSAALSVILFILVLPIVIYNARQIKKQREIR, encoded by the coding sequence GTGAACGCGACAATTTTCTTCCAGTGGATCGGCTCGCTCCCGCCGATCCTGCAGGCGGTCGCCGTCGTCATCGCATTCGCGGTGGTCGTGGCGGTCATCCTGCTCCTCGTGGACATCGCTCCACGCAGGGGGGCGCTGTACACCGGCATCCGGCTGGCGATGTGCTTGCTCATCCCGCTCGCCGTGATGTGGTTCTTCAACTCCTACTACTGGGCGATGGGTGTGGCCGTCGCCGTGGGTGCGCTGTTCTTCTGGCTGGACTATCGATCACGCGATGGCGCGGGATACCTGATCCAGCTCGTCGCCTTCATGGCACCGGCGATCCTGCTGCTGCTGGTCGGCTTGATCCTGCCGTCGATACAGACGATGTACTCGTCGTTTCTGAGCTCGTCGGGCAAGGACTTCGTCGGGTTCGCCAACTATCTGTGGATCTTCACGCAGTCCGACGGCATCACCGCGGTGGTCAACACGATCATCTGGGTGCTCGTGGTCCCCACCGTCTCGACGATCGTCGGTCTCGCCTACGCGGTGTTCATCGATCGCACCCGCGGCGAGAAGATCTACAAGGTCCTCGTCTTCATGCCGATGGCCATCTCGTTCGTCGGCGCCGGCATCATCTGGCGCTTCATGTACGAGTACCGCGGGCCCCAGTTCGAGCAGATCGGACTCCTCAACCAGATCATGGTCTGGTTCGGGGGTGAGCCGCAGCAGTGGCTGCTGAACGAGCCGTGGAACACTCTGTTCCTCATCGTCGTGCTCATCTGGGTGCAGACCGGTTTCGCGATGGTGCTGCTGTCGGCGTCGATCAAGGGTGTGCCGCAGGAGCTTCTCGAGGCGGCGGAACTCGACGGTGCGAACGCCTGGGAGCGGTTCGTCTCGGTGACCGTCCCGTCCATCCGGCCCGCTCTGATCGTGGTGCTGACCACGATCTCCATCGCCTCTCTCAAGGTGTTCGACATCGTGCGGACGATGACCGCCGGCAACTACGGAACCTCGGTGCTCGCGAACGAGATGTACACGCAGTTCTCGAAGTTCGAGGCCGGCCGCAGTGCCGCGCTCTCCGTCATCCTGTTCATCCTGGTGCTGCCGATCGTCATCTACAACGCACGCCAGATCAAGAAGCAGCGGGAGATCCGATGA